The window AAAATCGTAATTGTTTTCTGGTATCTTCGACATGGGCCCTGTCCAAAGTGGCGTAAAGTACCTCTTCCTTTTCGGAATAACATAATTGCTCTCCTAGCACATCGTATACTGCGGAATGTCCGGTATATTCGAAATCAGCACCATCCAAACCTACACGATTGACACCGATGCAATAAGCCATGTTTTCAATCGCCCTTGCTTTCAACAGCGTATCCCAAGCGGCAATTCTTTTCTTGGGCCAGTTGGCTACGTACATCAGCACATCGTAATCCTCCACATTTCTGGACCACACTGGAAATCGCAAATCGTAACAAATCATGGGGCAGATTTTAAATCCTTTATAGTCCAAAATAAGTTTTTCGTTTCCTGCCTCGTACACTTGATCCTCTCCTGCCAAGGTAAAGGTGTGTTTTTTATCATAATGCTTGAAGGAACCATCAGGATAGACAAAAAACAATCGATTGTAAAATTTATCTTCCTCTTGAAAAACAATGCTCCCGACCACGGCCGAGTCCTTGTCCTTTGCCAAAGCCCTCATCCAATCCACCGTAATCTCCCCTTCCGATGGCTCCATATTTCCGGGGTTCATGGTAAAGCCACTGGTAAACATTTCGGGAAGAACAATAACATCCACATCATCTGGTATACTTTCGATTTTCTCATCAAACATCTTCCTATTGCTTACCGGGTCTTCCCAATGCAATGTGGTTTGAATCAAAGCAATGTTCAAGGTTTTGGACATCTAGTATTGTTTTAAGAGTTCCTCCAGTTCCGTGTTTCCTTGTTCCTTGTTCCTTCACCAAGTCCATGGCGGTGTTGCCGCGTGCATCCTTCACCGATGCATCGGCCCCATGCTTTAAAAGCATTTCGGCAATATCCTTTCGGTTAAAAGTGACTGCGTAGATGAGACAGGTAGCGCCCATAGCGTTTTTTTGGCTTACATTGGCACCAGCATCAATCAGTTTTTGGGCAATATCCGTATAGCCCTTAAAGCAAACTCCCATAAGTGCGGTATTGCCCGAACCATCCAAGGCATCTACTTTGGCACCTTTTTTTAGTAAAAAATCTACCAAATCGGTATGGCCATAATATGCGGCCAACAATAATGGTGTGGAGCCCCTTTCATCTTTGACTTCCAGCAAAGCTGGGTCGTTGTTCAGTAGCTTTTGTACGGT is drawn from Flagellimonas sp. MMG031 and contains these coding sequences:
- a CDS encoding amidohydrolase, which encodes MSKTLNIALIQTTLHWEDPVSNRKMFDEKIESIPDDVDVIVLPEMFTSGFTMNPGNMEPSEGEITVDWMRALAKDKDSAVVGSIVFQEEDKFYNRLFFVYPDGSFKHYDKKHTFTLAGEDQVYEAGNEKLILDYKGFKICPMICYDLRFPVWSRNVEDYDVLMYVANWPKKRIAAWDTLLKARAIENMAYCIGVNRVGLDGADFEYTGHSAVYDVLGEQLCYSEKEEVLYATLDRAHVEDTRKQLRFLEDRDRFSLIE
- a CDS encoding ankyrin repeat domain-containing protein, whose product is MNNKQELFNQIRSGNLETVQKLLNNDPALLEVKDERGSTPLLLAAYYGHTDLVDFLLKKGAKVDALDGSGNTALMGVCFKGYTDIAQKLIDAGANVSQKNAMGATCLIYAVTFNRKDIAEMLLKHGADASVKDARGNTAMDLVKEQGTRKHGTGGTLKTILDVQNLEHCFDSNHIALGRPGKQ